The Chryseobacterium indicum genome includes a window with the following:
- a CDS encoding bacteriocin-like protein: MKKLKKLSRDDLKTVIGGKACSQWVGITSLCGVTYSLCTDNYKNWAELQEAVEYFNDAKC, translated from the coding sequence ATGAAAAAACTGAAAAAATTATCTCGAGATGACCTTAAAACAGTAATAGGTGGAAAGGCTTGCAGCCAATGGGTTGGTATTACTTCTTTATGTGGAGTCACCTATTCTTTATGTACAGACAATTATAAGAATTGGGCAGAATTACAAGAAGCCGTAGAATATTTTAATGATGCAAAATGCTAA
- a CDS encoding GLPGLI family protein, whose product MLITNEKNYDNRNLLHLLFLFLSFFSHAQISVSGNFSMKPDSYEAMVIDSSYQNIYYKTEFVKDPKKKNLETTCVLQIGKKYSKFSDFNVLRKDSLMEKYSHLEKIGAKELSESLNLAEKWKSVLIKNFPENKITVQDKANIMYQYEEEQPSPDWKLENETREILGYACNKATAKYRGRKYTAWYCKEIPINNGPYIFQNLPGLILELEDSDNNFHFTAIAMDKKINAVYLRNEKRILHVTREQFRKALQTYCDNPGFFHGKAYNEDGSQIAVKSAPLPYNPIELE is encoded by the coding sequence ATGCTAATTACAAATGAAAAGAATTATGATAACCGTAATTTATTACATTTATTGTTCTTATTCTTAAGTTTTTTCTCCCATGCTCAGATTTCCGTGAGCGGAAATTTTTCTATGAAACCTGATTCTTATGAAGCAATGGTTATTGACAGCAGTTATCAGAATATTTACTATAAAACAGAATTTGTTAAAGATCCCAAAAAGAAAAATCTGGAAACAACCTGCGTTCTGCAGATAGGAAAGAAATATTCTAAATTTTCAGATTTTAATGTATTGCGTAAAGATTCTTTAATGGAGAAATACAGTCATTTGGAGAAAATAGGAGCTAAAGAATTAAGTGAGTCTCTTAATTTAGCAGAAAAATGGAAAAGTGTTTTAATAAAAAATTTTCCGGAAAATAAAATTACAGTGCAGGATAAAGCAAATATCATGTACCAATATGAAGAAGAACAGCCGTCTCCTGACTGGAAACTTGAAAATGAGACAAGGGAGATTCTAGGCTATGCATGTAACAAAGCCACGGCAAAGTATCGGGGAAGAAAGTATACAGCATGGTATTGTAAAGAAATTCCTATTAATAACGGACCCTATATTTTTCAGAATCTTCCCGGTTTAATTTTAGAATTGGAAGACAGCGACAATAATTTTCATTTTACAGCCATTGCAATGGATAAAAAGATAAATGCAGTCTATCTGAGAAATGAAAAAAGAATTCTTCATGTAACCAGAGAGCAGTTTAGAAAAGCCCTTCAAACGTACTGTGATAATCCCGGTTTTTTCCATGGGAAGGCTTACAATGAGGATGGAAGCCAGATCGCTGTAAAATCTGCACCTCTTCCATATAACCCCATTGAACTGGAATAG
- a CDS encoding MBL fold metallo-hydrolase → MKSKFTFFKAGQGSFYGGRIWLHEPNQVFTIVFDCGTSPFIAGNNQSLNNEINNFKHRPHYFPRNNDEIELLFISHLDYDHVSGLKRLLTEFQVKNIILPYIEKEHRQFFLTSIGDNNDPDNNLTIDEYISLIESPNQFIAQNSERTRQFYIKPNGKTEIEYQGYDNNENQSDNVYPRGTLNNETTELINLPNVFVYENDLQFFIKRNWEFTTFAKSVSETAIDKLHNCLKKKLKKKATDNLSLDDLKNLVTTYRKEAHKCYTDCIGDINSHGLVLLHGPIRFEHLCGDIYTNCELNNFHNDNRYHRHFFDEHHFNNNNRSMLGTLLFGDTSINPGNNPIVFPKAFKDKLVNVHVVQVPHHGSSKNWDFAEFEALNIGDNVNRWGNRVIAVCNFGYGNKFGHPSHQVLNDLRSTIFLNSQFSRLNIRYDIIHQRP, encoded by the coding sequence ATGAAATCTAAATTTACTTTTTTTAAAGCTGGACAAGGTTCGTTCTATGGCGGAAGAATTTGGCTACACGAACCAAATCAAGTTTTTACAATTGTTTTTGATTGTGGGACAAGTCCTTTTATTGCTGGCAATAATCAATCGTTAAATAATGAAATAAATAATTTTAAACACAGACCTCATTATTTTCCACGAAATAATGACGAAATAGAATTACTATTCATTTCTCATTTGGACTACGATCACGTATCTGGATTAAAACGACTTTTAACTGAGTTTCAAGTCAAAAATATCATTCTGCCATACATTGAAAAAGAACATAGACAATTCTTTTTGACTTCAATTGGCGACAACAATGACCCTGACAACAACTTAACTATTGATGAATATATTTCCTTAATAGAAAGTCCTAATCAATTTATAGCACAAAACAGTGAGAGAACTAGACAGTTTTATATCAAACCAAATGGAAAGACTGAAATAGAATATCAAGGTTATGACAATAACGAAAATCAATCAGACAATGTTTATCCAAGAGGCACACTGAATAATGAAACGACCGAATTGATTAACCTTCCCAATGTTTTCGTTTATGAAAATGATTTGCAATTTTTCATTAAGCGAAATTGGGAATTCACAACCTTCGCCAAAAGTGTTAGCGAAACTGCAATTGATAAATTACACAATTGCTTAAAAAAGAAATTGAAAAAGAAAGCAACTGATAATTTATCTCTTGACGATTTAAAAAATCTTGTAACTACCTATAGAAAGGAAGCTCATAAATGTTATACTGACTGCATTGGCGACATCAATTCTCACGGTCTCGTCCTTTTACACGGGCCAATTCGCTTTGAGCACTTGTGCGGGGATATTTATACCAATTGTGAATTAAATAATTTCCATAACGATAATCGTTATCATCGACATTTTTTCGATGAGCATCATTTTAACAACAATAATAGGTCAATGTTAGGAACCCTTTTGTTCGGTGACACATCTATTAACCCAGGTAACAATCCAATTGTTTTTCCAAAAGCGTTTAAGGATAAATTAGTTAATGTTCACGTAGTTCAAGTTCCTCATCACGGCTCCTCAAAGAACTGGGACTTTGCTGAATTTGAAGCATTAAATATTGGGGACAATGTTAATCGTTGGGGGAATCGTGTAATTGCAGTATGCAATTTTGGCTACGGCAACAAATTTGGACACCCTTCTCACCAAGTATTAAACGATTTGCGTTCAACAATATTCTTGAATT